In Lacinutrix sp. Bg11-31, the DNA window TCAAGTTCAAGAAAATTTCATAAAACTGTTAACTGAAAACTTTACAAATTGGGAATATGAAAATGTAAAGAATAATTTCAAAACCAAACCAAAAAAAACAATTTAATTACTTCAGTTACTACCTCAACTACTTTTGTTATTACCACAACTACAGAACTCTAAAAAAACCTATAACTAAAGACTATCATTGACTATTATTAATTTAAAATAGCTCAAAATGATAGCATTTGAACAAACGCAACTAGACGTTGCCGAGGTTAAAAAAGACCTTAAAGAATTAAAAGCCTTAATCGAAAAGGCAGAAACAAAATCCCTAACGGACGACCCACAAACTATTGATGAAATAGTTAAATTATCTGGCTACACAAAACCAACTCTTTATGGTTATTGTCAGAAAAACACAATCCCACACCACAAAAAAAACGGTCGTTTATTCTTCTTTAAGTCCGAAATAATAGATTGGATAAAAGAGGGAAAACAAAAAACCATTATAGAAGTAGAAGCCGATGCTGACACTTTATTGTCTAACAAAAGAAAAAGGTTTCAATAATGGGAAATACAATAACATATAAACCAGATGGTTTAGCAATCTTAGAAGATATTCACGCAGACTTACTAAGCTCATTAGCAAATTCTAATAATTCGTTGTCAATAAGAATACTGAACAATTTATTAGAGAAAATAAATATTGCTATACAAGTAATTAAATACAAACCCAGATTACCACTTTATCAAATTGAAGAAAATATTATAAAAACTTGCAAAGATGATAACACTATACAACGCGCAGTAGTTGATTTTAGATTTGTTGAAAAATTTAAAAAAATTGACCTTTCTAGAGCGTATTATTTAACTATAAACATATAATTATGAAAGATACATATCTTAGAATAGGAACTGCATATTACAAAAAAGTAAAAATGCCATTAAATAGTAAAGACACTATTAAGTTGTTAGCTCCATGGTCTAAAAGTGAAATTATTACAGACCATGATAAAGAATTCGCAAAAAGCATTCCAAAATATGATGGCTTTTGCTTAATACCATCACACACTAATTTCGAACACGTTATTAATGGTTTTTATAATAAATACGAAAGATTAGATCATACTCTAACTCAAGGTGATTTTCCCGAAACCGAAAAATTTCTAAAACATATTTTTGGAGAGCAATATCTAATTGGGTTAGACTACTTAAGTATTTTATGGAAAAAACCAATGCAAGTACTACCTATACTTTGTCTTGTTAGTAACGAGCGAAATACAGGGAAAACAACCTTTCTTAATTGGGTGAAGCTAATATTTCAAAACAATATGACTATCAATAATAATGAAGATTTTAGAAGTCGATTCAATTCCGATTGGGCTTCAAAACTAATTATTGCTGTAGACGAAGTACTACTAGATAAAAGAGAAGATAGCGAACGTTTAAAAAACTTATCTACTGCTAAAACTTACAAGAGTGAAGCAAAAGGGAAAGACAAAATAGAAGGTAACTTTTTTGGCAAATTTATATTATGCTCGAATAACGAAAAAAACTTTGTCTATATCGACAATTCAGAAATAAGATATTGGGTGCGTAAAATTATTCCTTTTGATTTATCAGCAGACAAACCAAACCTTTTAGAATCGCTAAACAAAGAACTACCTCATTTTATAAATTTTATAAACACCAGAAAAATCTATAGTCCTAGAAAAACAAGAATGTGGTTTACAAAAGAACAGATACACACAGAAGCTTTAGATATATTAATGAATGGAAACAAAACTTTTCTAAACAAAGAGTTAGAACAAATATTATCAGACGAGTTTATACAATTTGATACTGAAGAATTAAAATATTCAGTTGGCGATTTAGTAGATAAACTTAATAAAAACAATATTAGAACCAATTCTTTTAAAATAACCGACCTTATAAAAAATGAGTACCAATTAGAATCTAAGAATAGTACATACACTAAATATCATATGTCAATGACTATGGCAAACAATCCCTTTGTTGAAGAATCTAAGCACAGAGGACGTCATTACACATTTACGAAAGAAATGTTTAAGGATATAGATTAACTTGTTGATTTGTTGATTAATTACTGTAACGCCATGCTAGCTGGCACTTACGGTAATAAACAACAACGCAACAATAAAGCAACAACAGTAATTTTGTAAATACTACTGCATTGTTTATCGCTTGTTTACATACAAATCTTACTATTAAAACCACCAACAACAACAACAACAACAACAACAACAACAACAACAACAACAACAACAACAACAACAACAACAACAACAACAACAACAACAACAACAACAACAGCAACAACCAACAGTAAACCAACAGCACTCCTATTCGTATATATTACTACATCGTTTAATGCTTATTTACACGTAAAACCCTCAATTATCTTGAGGTTCTACAAGCCAACAACAACCAACAACAGAGTACCAACAGTATTCGTTTCTGGCACACTACTACGTTACTTAATGCTTATTTACACGAAAACCTTTATTCTTTTGCAGTTGCAACAAACCAACAACAACCAACAACAAAATACCAACAGTATTCTTTTTAGGATTTACTACTACAACTACATTGCTTAATGCTTGTTTAAGTATGAAATCCTCAATTATTTTAAGGTTCAAACAATTTAACAACAGCTTTTTTTTGTGTTTGTTGCTGCATTGTTTAC includes these proteins:
- a CDS encoding helix-turn-helix domain-containing protein — translated: MIAFEQTQLDVAEVKKDLKELKALIEKAETKSLTDDPQTIDEIVKLSGYTKPTLYGYCQKNTIPHHKKNGRLFFFKSEIIDWIKEGKQKTIIEVEADADTLLSNKRKRFQ
- a CDS encoding primase-helicase family protein, encoding MKDTYLRIGTAYYKKVKMPLNSKDTIKLLAPWSKSEIITDHDKEFAKSIPKYDGFCLIPSHTNFEHVINGFYNKYERLDHTLTQGDFPETEKFLKHIFGEQYLIGLDYLSILWKKPMQVLPILCLVSNERNTGKTTFLNWVKLIFQNNMTINNNEDFRSRFNSDWASKLIIAVDEVLLDKREDSERLKNLSTAKTYKSEAKGKDKIEGNFFGKFILCSNNEKNFVYIDNSEIRYWVRKIIPFDLSADKPNLLESLNKELPHFINFINTRKIYSPRKTRMWFTKEQIHTEALDILMNGNKTFLNKELEQILSDEFIQFDTEELKYSVGDLVDKLNKNNIRTNSFKITDLIKNEYQLESKNSTYTKYHMSMTMANNPFVEESKHRGRHYTFTKEMFKDID